From the genome of Impatiens glandulifera chromosome 9, dImpGla2.1, whole genome shotgun sequence, one region includes:
- the LOC124915554 gene encoding ras-related protein Rab11C — MANRIDHEYDYLFKIVLIGDSGVGKSNILSRFTRNEFCLESKSTIGVEFATRTLKVEEKTVKAQIWDTAGQERYRAITSAYYRGAVGALLVYDITKAQTFDNIQRWLRELRQHADSNIVIMMAGNKSDLNHLRSVSDEDGLALAEREGLSFLETSALEALNVEKAFQTILTEIYHIISKKALAAQQAETNAAVPGQGTTINIGDQSGNMKKGCCST; from the exons ATGGCGAATAGGATCGATCATGAGTATGATTACTTGTTCAAGATCGTCCTGATCGGTGACTCCGGGGTCGGGAAATCCAACATCCTTTCTAGGTTTACCAGGAACGAGTTCTGCTTAGAATCGAAATCGACAATCGGGGTTGAGTTCGCCACTAGAACACTAAAG GTAGAAGAGAAAACGGTAAAGGCACAAATATGGGACACTGCAGGACAGGAGAGGTATAGAGCAATCACGAGTGCTTACTATAGGGGAGCAGTGGGGGCTCTCCTTGTGTATGATATTACCAAGGCTCAGACTTTTGATAACATCCAGAGGTGGCTTCGCGAATTAAGGCAACATGCAGATTCAAACATAGTGATTATGATGGCAGGAAACAAGTCTGATCTAAACCATCTCAGATCAGTCTCAGATGAGGATGGACTGGCCTTGGCCGAGAGAGAAGGCCTCTCTTTTCTCGAGACTTCGGCTCTTGAAGCACTCAATGTTGAGAAGGCGTTTCAAACTATTTTGACTGAAATATATCATATCATCAGCAAGAAAGCTCTAGCTGCTCAACAAGCTGAAACTAATGCTGCTGTTCCTGGACAAGGGACCACAATCAACATTGGAGATCAATCTGGGAATATGAAAAAGGGTTGTTGTTCTACTTAG
- the LOC124915553 gene encoding serine/threonine-protein phosphatase PP1 isozyme 2-like, whose product MAQNGLGMDPVVLDDIINRLLESRQTRTLRQVQLSEAEIRQLCTTSREIFLQQPNLLELEAPIKICGDIHGQYGDLLRLFEYGGFPPDANYLFLGDYVDRGRQSLETICLLIAYKIKYPENFFLLRGNHESASINKIYGFYDECKRRFNVRLWKVFTECFNCLPVAALIDDKIICMHGGLSPDLISLDQIRNLPRPTDIPESGLLCDLLWSDPSREIRGWESNDRGVSYTFGSDKVAEFLMQHDMDLVCRAHQVVEDGYEFFADRQLVTIFSAPNYCGEFDNAGAMMSVDESLMCSFQILKPAERRQRGFYE is encoded by the exons ATGGCGCAAAATGGACTTGGAATGGATCCCGTTGTCCTCGACGACATAATCAACAGGCTTTTGGAATCTAGGCAAACTAGAACTCTACGGCAAGTTCAACTCTCTGAGGCCGAAATCCGCCAACTTTGCACCACTTCTAGAGAAATTTTCCTCCAACAACCAAATCTATTGGAGCTCGAAGCTCCCATCAAAATCTGCG GAGATATTCATGGCCAATACGGCGATCTTCTGAGACTATTTGAGTACGGTGGTTTTCCTCCTGACGCAAACTATTTGTTCTTGGGTGATTATGTGGATCGTGGGAGACAGAGTCTGGAAACAATATGTCTTTTGATTGCTTATAAGATTAAATATCCAGAGAACTTCTTTCTGTTAAGAGGAAATCATGAGTCTGCTTCTATCAACAAGATATATGGATTTTACGATGAGTGTAAACGCAGGTTTAATGTTAGACTCTGGAAAGTTTTTACTGAATGTTTTAACTGCCTTCCAGTGGCTGCTCTAATAGATGACAAAATCATTTGTATGCATGGTGGTCTTTCTCCTGATCTAATAAGTTTAGATCAGATAAGAAACTTACCTCGCCCAACTGATATTCCTGAATCTGGTTTGCTTTGTGATTTACTCTGGTCTGACCCCAGTAGAGAGATTAGAGGTTGGGAATCAAATGATAGAGGAGTTTCGTACACATTTGGATCAGATAAGGTTGCAGAGTTTTTGATGCAGCATGATATGGATCTTGTTTGCCGGGCTCATCAg GTTGTGGAGGATGGTTACGAATTCTTTGCTGATAGACAGCTTGTGACGATATTCTCTGCCCCAAACTATTGCGGAGAGTTTGATAATGCAGGTGCAATGATGAGCGTAGATGAAAGCTTGATGTGCTCTTTCCAGATTTTGAAGCCTGCTGAAAGAAGGCAGCGAGGTTTTTATGAATGA